The Candidatus Saccharibacteria bacterium RAAC3_TM7_1 nucleotide sequence AGATCGGGATCAACCTCCAGTCGGCTGCCGAGTCCGGTACAGACCGGACAGGCTCCGTGTGGGGCATTAAAGCTAAACAAGCGCGGCTCTAGCTCCGGGATATCTTCGTTTGGATGATCAACGCAGGCGTAGCGCTGACTGAAGGTGCGTGTGGTCTCATCATCTACGTGGTGGATTTCCACGACGCCATCGGCAATCTCGAGCGCCTGCTCGACGGACTGCGTAATACGCGTAATCTGTGCCGGAGCCATAACAATACGATCGACCACGATCTCTATGTCGTGCTTATACTTTTTATCAAGCTCTGGAAACTCATCAAGTGCATAGACGACACCGTCGACACGGGCACGGGCAAACCCAAGCCGGCGATACTGTTCCGGTACATGAGCAAACTCACCCTTTTTGTCTTTGACGATCGGAGCGAGAATCATTAGTTTTGCGCCTTCGTCAATTTTCATAACTTCATCGATAATCGCTTGTGGCGTGCGTCGTGAGACTTCTTTACCACATACCGGACAGTGCGGTACGCCGATACGAGCAAACAGCAGACGCAGATAGTCATAGATCTCTGTCACCGTAGCCACCGTACTACGCGGATTGCGGCTGGTTGATTTTTGGTCGATCGAAATCGCCGGACTGAGACCATCGATCTGGTCAACGTCCGGCTTTTCCATCAATCCTAAGAATTGGCGTGCGTAGCTCGACAAACTTTCAACATAGCGACGCTGCCCCTCGGCGTAAATAGTATCAAAAGCTAACGAAGATTTTCCCGAGCCAGACAACCCAGTAATAACCACCAGCTTGTCGCGCGGAATTTCGACACTAATATCTTTGAGGTTGTGCTCTCGGGCGCCAACCACACGAATTACATCAGACATAACATCCTATTATAGCATTTTTTACCCTTCTCTGCCCAGACCGTATTGATGGGCCAGCTACCGGGTGCTCCCTCGTAAACTTGTTATGCTTGCATCTATTTGACAAACCTAGTATATTCGTATGAAATTTATACGTTCAAGGAGTGGCGACGTGCAAAAAGTTATCATCATCAGCTGTCTTGTCGGCTCGGCAACTATCATACTGATTACCTCAGGTTTTTTTAATAGTCTACTGCTCTTTCTACTCATCGGAAAACTACCTGGCCTTACTACGACACTAACTGCTGAAACGATGCAAGTAGTCACCGCTTTTAGTACAGTTCTCTTTGCTTTTATAACGCTAAACCGTAACCGTCAGCACCTCGCATCACTCGCTATGCAGCTGGATAAATTACTCCGAACTGTCGGTAGTGTCGTCGTCAGCCGGCAAAATCGCCTCCGCCCATAGTTGCAGCTCTTGTAGAAGAAACTGTTTTTTATCGTCTGTTGTCGCCGCGGCCAATCGCTGCAAGGACGAGGCAAAACGCGGTAGCTGTGCCTGCAAGCGACTGGCACGCCAGGCTTCCCACTGCTTGACCTCATCTTCACTGAGCACACCGGGAAAGCTGCGTGCTTTGTAGTGAAGCAGCAGCGGACTGAGCCGTTCATCGCTAAAGTTCGGCTGGAAGTCAGCCAGCTGCTCAGGCGAAGCATTGCGTACGGCTTCGATACGTACTTTGTCGGAGCCATCAATAAAGCCATCATAAAGCTGCGCCTCAACGTCGGGACTTGGCGGATAATCACGTGATTTTTCGTACAAGCTGCGCAACTTTTCGGCAAAGTCCGGCCGCGAGAGAAGAATTTTCTTGTGCGCTTCAACTGTCTCAATATCAAGACTAATCTTTTGCCAGCCTCCAGCCTCCTCGAGCACTCCTAATGGAGCAACTGCTGGAGTGCGGTTGTACTGCAATACCTTAAGCGGCACTGGCACGAAGTCATCTGCCTTCCTTTGTTCCCATGTTGCAAAAAGCCGTTTCTTCAACTCATCTACCGAGAGATCAATGAACGGCGTCGGGTCATGCCGCAGATCATAAACGACGACATTACCATTCGGTGCCGCTGTCAACGGAAAAGCTACTGTCGTTTTGTTATAGGCGGTCTCATAGCGGCCGCTGGTATAGACGAACGGCTGTTTTTCGTCGAGGTTGACCAGCTTTTGCACCGCCTTTTTGTCGCGCATGGTAAAAAGATAATCAAAGAGTTTTCGCTGGTTGTCGCGGATCAGCTTTGCCACCGCGATGAGCGCTTCAACATCCGATAAAGCGTCATGGGCTTTCGTATGCTCGATGCCATTCACCTTACTGATCAATTCCAGGCGATTAGTTGGCTGACCGTCGTTATCGACAGGCCACTCGATGCCCTCCGGCCGAAGTGCTCGCGTCATACGCACCACGTCTAGTATGTCCCAACGTGATCGGCCGTTTGACCATGCCCACTCGTACGGGTCGTGGAAATTACGCCATAATAGATGGCGGATAAATTCATCGTCAAAACGGACATTATTGAACCCGACCGTCACCGACTCTTCAGTAAATACGTCGCTCATCAAGAACTTGGCAAACTCGGCTTCTGTCAGGCCATCGCGCTGCGTATCTTGCGGTGTAATACCCGTCACCATGATGGCATCTGGACTCGGCAAGGTGTCGTCATTTAGTCTCACCAGTACATTGTGCGGCTCGCCGATAGGGTTCAGTTCTCTATCCGTACGAATGCCGGCAAATTGCATGATACGGTCGTCACGTCCGCTCAGCCCGCTCGTCTCTAGATCGTAGAAATAGAATGTTTGCATCTACTATCTAGCATAACAAATTTTAATTCTTTCAGCTGAAAGAACAGAGAAAACCTGTCTCGACAAGATAAAGGATTAATCTTCTCTTTGCTCAATAAGTGTAAATTCGGCTTTGCCAATACGAATAATTGAGTCGCCGACAGCGCCCTGCCGGGTGAGTTCGTGCATGATGCCCATCTTTTTCATAATGTCACGTAGGCGATTGACGTTCTGAAAGCCGCTGAAATCGGTTCGGCGAGCGAATTTCTCAATCCGTGTCCCGGTGACTTCAAAGTATTCCTGTTCATCTTCGTCCTTCTTGCGCTCGACGCGCCAGGCCTTTTCATGCTCGACCCTCGATAGAGTTATGCGTGGTGTCGCAGCATCCTCCGTTTCCTCGGAAGCAATAGTCTCCCGAGCATCCTTGACGAGCGTATTCAGCGCTCGCAAAAGATCAGTGATGCCGATATGAGCAGCTGAAGAAATTGCGACAATCTGTTGATCCTTGGCTACTTTTTTCAGCTCGTCCTTTTGCATCGTGAGTAAATCCTCGTCGAGTCCTTCAACTTTCGTGAGCGCAATAATCTCCGGTCGCTTGACGAGTTCCGGGCTATAGCGTTCCAGCTCCTGACGAATTGTCTGATAATCCTTAGCAACGTCATTCGAGTAGGCGTCGATTAGATGGAGAAGCACCGACGTGCGTTCAACGTGGCGAAGGAAGGCATCACCGAGACCTTTTCCTTCACTGGCGCCTTCGATTAGCCCCGGTATATCCGCAATCAGGAGACTGTCTTCATCGATATCAGCTACACCTAGGTTAGGGGTTAATGTCGTGAAAGGATAGTCGGCGATTTCCGGCCGGGCGTTACTGACTACGCTTAAGAATGTCGATTTACCAGCGTTTGGAAAACCCACCAAGCCAACATCGGCGAGCAATTTTAGCTCCAATTCTGCCTCAAAAGTGTCACCCGCTTCACCGAGCTCGGCGATCTTTGGCGTCTGCCTGACCGACGACTTAAAGTGGGCGTTACCAAAACCGCCATCACCACCTTTGGCGATAACCGCCTGCTGGAAGTCTTCAACCAGATCGGCAATGACACGACCATCGCGCTTGACCACCGTCCCGATCGGCACTTTGACGATCAACCCCTCGCCCGATCTGCCACGACGGTTTCGTTTTGCTCCATTTTTACCCGGTTTAGCCTTCAACTCCGGCTTATAACGAAAGTCGAGTAGCGTATTTAGGTTCTTGGTAGCTTCGAAAATGACATCGCCGCCACGTCCACCATCACCACCATCTGGACCGCCTTTATCAATATAAATTTCATGACGAAAACTGACGGCTCCATCGCCGCCCTTGCCTGCTTGAATAAATACTTTCGCGGTATCGACAAACATCTTCCCCCAGTATAGCAGTAAACCACCTCAGATAACAGAGGTGGTTTACTGACCATGATATTTTATCTAGTGAATATACTGGTAAGCACTGGCCTGACCAGCCGAGATTGTGCGCTGGTCAACGATATTAAACCCACCATAGGCGTAATTATTCATCTCGGTGATCACAATATCGCCGTTACGTTTGACGCGCTCAACGACGGCGACATGGCCAAAGTAGCCGGCTGTATCAACCAAGACCGCCCCTGTTGACGGTGTCCCGTCTACTCGGTACCCAGCAGCGCGTGCATTGATTGCCCAGGTATTAGCGTTGCCCCAGTTGCTACCGACCGGCATGCCAAGTTGCATACGACGCTCATAGACATAGTAAGTACAGTTACCAAACGCGTAACCATTGCCGGTGGTTCCGCCGATACCCCTGCGGAGGACGCTACCACCTAAATCACCGGTCTGAAGTGGTGCGATAGTTGGTGCCGGAGCCGGTTTGACACCATCGGGAATAATTAGTGCGCCACCCGTTTTTACACCAATAATCTCTAGGTTATTGTATGTCTTGATGCGGTCAGAACTGGTGGCAAACTTATCGGCGATGCTTTGCAGCGTGTCACCGCTCTTGACGGTATACATAATGCCGCTGGTTGGCAATATCTTCAGTTTCTGTCCGGCGGTCAGTGCGTCGCTATCAGGTAGGCCATTCGCCCAGCGAATTGTATCGGAGGTAACACCGAATTGAGCAGCAACCGACGGGACAGTATCACCTCTTTTGACGGTGTACGTCTGAACGATGCGACTGAGTGAACTGTCTGCACTGATAATCTGTGGTTTAGCACTCGTCGTCGAGCTAGCTTGCGCAAGCTCACTCTTTACGGTGAGCGACGTAGAAAGGTTAGCGGCATTAAGAGCCACTGGTAAATTAGTTCGTTCTGCTAAATCAGCGGCAACACTAGTCGCCACTACCTTATCCACTGATGGAGCGGTGTCCTCGGCAGTAAGCGATGTATCAACCGCACTACCATTGACGATAGCGGCTTGACCGTTTGCTTTTTGGGGTGACTCGTAGCCAATTGCTACGACGGTAACAAGGAGAAGGAAAGCACCAACATAGGCTGCTATACGGCTAGCGGCTGAGTGCGGAAAGTACCGTTTATGTCGCTGTTGATGTTTGGTAAGTGCCGGCCGGCTAAGGCTAGTGGCTGATGCGTGAGCAATGCTCGATGCAATCTGGGTACGAATTATTGTTCTCCTGCCACCCGGATTACTCCATGGGGGCGACTACCATACTATGTCTTACTTCTCGCAGTAGAACAGGACACGTGTCGACCGTTTCATTAGTTACTATTTCATAGCTGTTGAAGCTGTACTTTTTACGCGTGTGTCCGTAGCGACAATTCTGGTAGGCGCATTTACTGAGATCCGGGCACCCACTCGCAACACAGATCATATCTGTTGTCGTGCCGTTTTCCCGTAAATGTGCTGTCACCCATTGTACCAATGCTTATACGCGGTGTCAACGCGAAAAGGCTTAGTTTACAGAGGTAGTAATATTTTTCCACCTCTGTTAAGGTTACAAAATTTTACACTTCTCCTGACAGTGGTGCTCGATATTTGCCTCATGTTCGGTATTGGTGTGGGCAAAGTAGGTTTTACCGTCGTCACCACTGAGAAAATAGAGGTATTCCCCTTTTGCCGGATGTGCGACCGCGTAGAGTGCCGAAGCACCCGGCGAAGCGATTGGCCCGGGCGGTAGACCAGGGTATTTTCGCGTATTATAGGGGGAGTCAAGGTTGGGGCTACGTGCCTGACCGGTCTTATCGGCGATGTATTGATAGGTAACGTCCGAGCCAAGCGGCATGTCCTTCTTTAGCCGTAAGTAGAAAACCTGCGCCACCTGCTGTTGGTCGGCAGGCGAAGTAACCTCCCGTTGGATAATAGACGCAAGGGTAATTCCTTCATATAGTGTCAAGCCTTGCTTTTTATAGAGTGTAGCTAGATCGTCTTTTTTGACGATTGCACTAAACTCTTCAAAAGATCGTATAAGCACGTCCTGAGCGCTGGCATTAGCCGGAAATTCATACGTCTCACCATAGATATATCCCTCTAGATTGGCCGATGCCGGTTTGTCGGCAAATAGTGGCAGATCGTATGTCTTAGCAAAAGCTGCTGCGATAGCCGCTTCGCTAAAGCCGGCTTTTTTGAGTGCTTTTTCGTGCCCCTCAAGCGTATCACCAGGCAGAAACGTCACCGAAAACGTATCGACATCACCAGAGGTCAGTTGGCGGACGAGCTTTGGTACATCGTCGCCCTTGCTCAGGCGATATGGTCCCGCCTGGAGCTTATCTGCCACTTGGTGCAGGCGAACATACCAGTTGAAGGCTGCCTCACTGCGAATCAACTGCTTATCCTTGAGAAGCGCAGCGATACCAGCAGGGCCGGTGCCCGCCTTAACCGTCACCGCTATTTTTTGATCGCTGCCGGGCGAAACCGCCTGTAACTGACTCGCATACCATAGCCATATCGCTCCAACAGTCACAATCGCCAGCACGAGGAGTGCCACCAAGCCGATAGCCATATACTTTAGCTTCGAGCGTCTCGCTGGCGCAGGAGACGGAGCTGGCAATACGGGTACCGGAAGCGGCTGACTAGCTGGCTGCTGCGACGACTGCGGCTTCGTGGGCGGCGTAATATCATTCATCATACGCGCTGCTCCAGATAGTCCTGCAAGATAATGGTCGCCGCCTCGGCGTCAATATCACCTTTTGTATAGGCACCGCCGCGTTTTTTTAGCCGATCTTCCGCTAGTACACTAGTCAGCGATTCGTCTTGGAACTCAAGATGTGGTGCCATATCTTTAAGATTTTCACTAAACGCTTCCACCAGGCGGCTCTGCGCCGTCGGCTCGCCCGCTTGATTGCGTGGATAGCCAACAACAATATGGCTAATGTTATTATCGATGACTAGACGGGCAATTTCTCTTAGTTCATTGCCGTCAACATCGAGCGTACCGTAGGGAATGGCAATACGCACAATGTCGTCAGCCAATGCAACACCGATCCGTACTGTTCCTACATCGAGTCCTAAATACGCTTTAGTGTGTGTCATTGACCTTGAATTCTACGGTTATTTTCTTCACGTCATCTGGCACGGTATTGAGCCAGAAAGGAAAGAATTTCACATCAACATTTTCGATGCCCTGAATATCCTGGAGAGCGCTTTGAATATCACCGAACTGTTTACCTTTTGATTGCGCTTTGATCGCCGTTTCATCGAGCTTCGGGCCTAGTTTTGCGGTTGCTATCAGCGTTAAGTCCGCCCCTGTTTTTGTACCTTTTACATCCTGGAAGTTGGCAGCGCTTGCTCCATTCTCGTAGATGCGCTGATCCGGACTATCTTTTAGATGATTCTTGAGGTAGGCATTGAGGTAGCCGTCCAACTCTTTTTTATTGACACCAAATAGGCTGTAGGTCACTGTACTGGTTAAGGTGGCCGACCCGGCGCTCGCATCGGCACCAACAGCCGGTGAGCTCTTGACGTCGCTATAGTCCTTCCTGAAGCTGTCATCAAGCACTTTCACGTCGCTATCAAATTTATTCTTCAGCTGCCCCTTCATACTGTCGGTAGTGTTTTTTACCAGTTGTTCTTTCGCCGTCTGAACATCAGCGGCGGTAACGACTTTAACGATATTGTCCGTACCACCAGCGGTCGGCCCGTCGAAGCTGGCATTAACATCGCTCGGTGCTCCACTCAAGCTACCGGTCTCACTGTTATATTTTGCTCCCGCTTCGGCAGCCTTTACCCCACCAGAACCCTGACCAGACGATGGGCAGGTAATATTACCGCAGGGAAATGAGGCGGCGGGAACCGTGACTGACTCGGTCGTCACGAATACCAGACCGCTTTCCGAGGTTAGTTTCGTACCGCTGCTGACAGTCTGCTGACTCAAACTATTATTTGTAAAGTTCACCGTCCCGGTGGCGGTGTTGCCAATATTTTTTTTACCGGTCGGGATAAAGTCGACTGATTTCTCCTCCGCTTCCGAGACCTTGATAGCCTTGAGGGTTCCCTTGGTGCTGTCTGTTGTCAAACCCGTCCCGGCCTTCACGGCTTCATTGACCGAAGAATCGGTCGTCTTGGCCGATACGATGACCGTGGCGTGTGGCGCAAAGACGATCGCCCAAACAAAAAATACAATCAGGAGGGCGAGACCAGCGATACCGAGAATGAGTTTTTTCCGGAAGCTATTGAAGTTGGGTACTTTCACGCCCGATTTGACTTTAGGTTTCTTGACGGGACTGGCGGTCGACGAAAGCGGCTCCGAAAGATCGATCGTCGCCAGCGACGGCGCGACGGCCACCGCTTCAGCCGAGGCTTCTTTGGATGACTGTTTGGCGTGCTCACCTATCGGTAATGAGCTACCATCGATAATATCGTCCTCATCGTCAACTTCCAGGGCAGTTACTTCTGGTACCTCTGGCTTGGATTGGAGGTTCTTTGCTACCGGTAGATTAGTAGAAGCTGCCAGGCTCATCAGGGCGCTGTTGTTGGTGATCAATACTAAACGTTTGTCGGCTTGCTTGGCTGCCCGTTCTAGGAGACGTAGGTTAACCGCACTCTGCAACACGCCGACGCGCTTGGGCGGCACCAGGGCGACAACTTTCTCTTTGGTTGCCTTGACCTTGCCGATGATGGCGGTGATGTCGTCTTCGACATCAATGTAGATTACCTCTTTATGCATTGGCTAAATTCGTAAGATCCGGTTTAATTTTTCTTTCACGCTATCAGCGTCGTCACTCCCCATAATTGTATCATAGCCTACCCGGAGCAACCCCATGGCGGTGATAAAGGTGTGGTCGGTGGCTTTACCTGTCGTATCGTCAATACCCAAAACTTCGTGAGGCGAGATGTGATGGACGGTTGGCCGCTTCGTAAATGGTAATTCTTTATACCACTCGCGTTCCGACAATGCCTCCACTAGTTTTTTCAAGCTGGCGCCACCACCACAGAGTAGAATACGGTTTGGCAGATGGTCGACCGACTCAAACTCACCGAGTGCCAGTTCGACGCCAGACAGCCAGACATCGAGCGTCTTGTCGATCGCTGCTTCCGCCTGATGTTTGACCGCAGCCTTGATTTGTTCGTGGTCAAGGTGGACTTTTAGTTTCTCGGCATCGTTGTATGTCAGATCCATTTCACTGGCAATGGTGCGCGTAAAACTGCGACCGCCGATACCGAACATGCGCGTACCTTCAACGCCACCATCATTGACGACAGCAATATCCGTCGTACCGCCACCAACATCAGCTAAGATAGCCGTAAACGTACTACTGGCATCGTTACCAAGCACACTTCTGGAAACGGCAAATGGCTCCGCAGCGACAGCAACAAGTTCGAGCGCTAGCTCGTCGGCGACGCGCTCCAATGCACCGATGTGTACCATTGGCGCAAAAGCCGTATAGATCTGTACGGCCACATCTTTTCCTTGAAAACCGATCGGGTTTGAGACCTTATAGCCATCAATATGAATACTGACGAGTGCCGAGTTGACAAGCTTGATCTCAACTTCTTCGTTGCCGGTTTCAAGTGCAATTTGCTTCTGCGCTTTGGCCTGGGCGCGCTCCTGGACTTTCTCGATGATAAATTCCATTTCGCTGACGTCGAGTGGCCGGTCGGGTTGTGGACGACGATAGCGAATCGTATTCGTCAAACCTTTGACCAACTCACCAGCGATACCAATCACCACACGCTTGGCCTGCAAACCAGCTTGATCCTCCGCTTCGGTTAAGGCTTCTTCGCAGTTCTGAACAACACCAGCAATATCAGCGATGGCACCAGAGTGCATGTCACTAATATTTTGGCGTTTGCGGCCGACGCCGACGATTTTTAGCTGGTCACCCTCAATGCGAGCGATCAGAGCTTTGACGAATTCTGTTCCGATGTCGAGCGCGACGATATGTTGTTTGTCTTCCGACTCTTGGCGAGCCTGGCGTAACTGACGTAATTTTTCTAAAACCATAAGTGCTTCCATTATACTACTTGTTGAATATTTTAGGCAGCCTTCTTCCTATTGCATTACCATAAATAATATGATATAATTGAGCTTGATATGTCTCATGATTTTGATGCACCGGCTTCCTCGCGCGAAACAGATCTTTTGCGTCTAGAGCTTGGTGATGACGTCAGACAATTTCTCGATACCGTTGAGCAAAACGGCTTCGACAGAGATGAAGCGACCTACACCTTTACTGACCAGGACTTTTTGGCACATACCTGGCTACCTATCGACCTTGCCAGCCTAGTGGCGACAAATAACACGGCTATGAAACGGATTGATGTCAGTTATAGCAACGAGCCAGGTCAAGCACGACCGGGTACAGCCGTGGTACTCTACCTAGAAAACGGCGAACGGATCACCCTCACCAAACAAGCTGGTGATCCAGCGAAAAGCGATTTTGGGTTTGACTACACCGACGCCGAAGACACGCTCGAGCCGATCACACGAAGTGACGTCATGCGGCTTATTACCTCCCTGCTATCCCCTGACATGTCCCAGGAACGAGCCACTATGTCGTACATTCTTGCTGAAAAGAAAGATGAAAACGACCTCGACCCCACCCACCCCTACTTGGCTCTCCTTATCACGCAACTTCTGCCCCAGCGAGCCGATACCTGGAAACGAGAAGAAAGCGTTGAACTACCAATTGAAGACGACCGAGACTCTCTAAAAGTCGTAAAAATGACCGGAACCGAACAGAGTGTAGCAAAAGTAAGCTTTATTCAGGAAGGATCAGAAATATCACCTGAGAGCTATTTTGAAGCAACCGCTACCCAGGATATCGATAGCCCCGAAGCGTACGTCAGTTTTGAACGAGCGTGGTCGATGGATCAAGCGCCCGAATTCGGCGATGCCGAACAGCAAGTGCATGTCTACGACTTCATGAGGACGGTCGTCAGATTGGCTGAAAAAGCTATCGGTACCTCCTCCCCCCTCTCTTCCTACGAGATGGAAGCCGCTCGAATCTTGCGAAAAGAAGCTCGAGAAGAAAAAGCTGACGAAGAAGATTTAGACTAAGACTGCTTTAATCCGGCGAATACCGGCGCTGGAGGCTTCTTCTTTTAGAATCTTGAATTTTTTGCCATCTTCGAACAGTTGTAAAGTGTGATCGACATGCGGACCGCCGCAGATTTCAAAGCTAAATGGTTTGTCTTCACCGTCCGCAATCATCTTGTAGACTTTTACTGTCTCGCCGTAGCGATCACCAAACTGACCAAGTGCACCCATTTCCTCACGGGCGACTTGCGTCGGATATTCCGCAAAGTTGACTTTTAGATCTTTTGCGATCTGCTCGTTGACGATTCTCTCGACTTCATCAAGCTGCTCACGAGTGACTTTTTCCGGGTGCGAGAAGTCGAAACGCAGACGTTCTTCCGTGATGTTGCTACCCCGCTGCACCACGTGATCGCCCAGCACGTCACGCAGTGCCTGGTACATCAAGTGTGTCGCGGTGTGGTATTTCTTGTGTTGCAATGTCTGCCCGCCGAGGCCGCCCTTGAAGGTACCTTTGGCTGCAGTTTGTGAACGCTCTCTTTGCTCCTGCATCTTTTTATCAAACTCTTCTTTTATCTGAGAGCTATTCCAGGGTATTTTAGCGAAATATCCTAAATTTTCTAACTTACTAAGCTCTTCATATAGAACTTCAAGTCCAAGTTCATAGGGGTATCCATGAGTATCATAAAGCGTAAATAATAATCCACCAAAATATTCTGAGCCAGGGATAGTAAAGTCACCGCCATGTGTTTTCGGATCATTAATTATGACTTTAGTTTTCTCAAAGACTATCTCTAGTTCTCTGCGAAGATAATGTGATCCTTTACGCAGCGTCTGGCGGAAGACTTTTTCTTCTTTTACCAGCACTGCAATAACTTCCTCGCGCTTTTCAGCCACTTCCGGAAAGTCATCATGATAGAGATCGGCGATCACTGGCACGATTTCTTCCATAAAGTTCTGCTCGACACCGAGTTCAAAGGCAAAGCGAATCGCACGGCGCAGCAAGCGGCGCATGACATAACCCTGCTCTTTATTGCTCGGTACGCAGCCGTCAACCGCCAGGAAGGTAGCAGCGCGTAGGTGATCGGCAATCACGCGCATAGCATTCGTGTGCGAGTCGTACGTCTTGCCGCTGAGCTTTTCGAGTTTCTCGATGATCGGCCACATTAGGCTGATTTTGAAAACATCCGGGTCGTTTAACTTCGCAGCAGCGATACGCTCCAGACCGGAACCGTGGTCGATATTCTTTTGCTCAAGTTCTTCAAACTTTCCTTCCGCGACTTTGCGATACGCCATGAAGACGTTGTTGCCGATTTCCATGAAGCGGCCACAGTCACAGTTCGGGTGGCAGTACTCACCGTACTCAGGGTTGTGCGGCGTCTCGAAATCATAAAACATTTCACTGTCCGGGCCGCACGGGTCGCCGACTGGCGTGTTCTCTTCGTTACCGTTACGACTCCACCAGTTTTTACTACCATCGTAGTAAAAGATCCGTTCGCCGTCTTTAATTCCTCGCACGTAGCCGGCTTCTTCCGAACCGATTTCAGCCACGTCGTTTGAAAGGCCGGCTTTTTCAAATAAGCCTTGCCAGACTTTCGCCGCTTCTTCGTCTTTCGGTATATCGTATTTTTCGTTGCCACCGTAGCAGGTCACGTAAATCTTGCTCATGTCGAGCTTCACAATGTCGGAGAGAAACTCCCACATCCAGTCGATCTGCTGCTGCTTGAAATAGTCGCCCATGCTCCAGTTGCCGAGCATCTCAAAAAATGTCGTGTGGCGATTGTCGCCAATGTCATCGATATCCTGAGCACGCAAACACGTCTGCGAGTCAACAATTCGCCTCCCTTCTGGGTGTGGCTCACCGAGCAGGTACGGAATCATCGGCTGCATACCGGAGCCGGTGAACAATGTCGTAGGGTCGTCTTTTAAGACCAAGGGCGCGCGTTTGATTTGTACGTGTCCCCGGTCTTCAAAGAATTTCAAATAAGCATTACGGATTTCATGAGCATTCATCTCTGTAAATTATAGCAGAAGTTCCTGTCGGATATTATAGGCAGTTTGTGATTGGAAAATATTCATTGATACCTGCTCCGCTCTCCTTGAAA carries:
- a CDS encoding hypothetical protein (RAAC3_TM7_1_50) — translated: MSHDFDAPASSRETDLLRLELGDDVRQFLDTVEQNGFDRDEATYTFTDQDFLAHTWLPIDLASLVATNNTAMKRIDVSYSNEPGQARPGTAVVLYLENGERITLTKQAGDPAKSDFGFDYTDAEDTLEPITRSDVMRLITSLLSPDMSQERATMSYILAEKKDENDLDPTHPYLALLITQLLPQRADTWKREESVELPIEDDRDSLKVVKMTGTEQSVAKVSFIQEGSEISPESYFEATATQDIDSPEAYVSFERAWSMDQAPEFGDAEQQVHVYDFMRTVVRLAEKAIGTSSPLSSYEMEAARILRKEAREEKADEEDLD
- a CDS encoding alanyl-tRNA synthetase (RAAC3_TM7_1_51), whose product is MNAHEIRNAYLKFFEDRGHVQIKRAPLVLKDDPTTLFTGSGMQPMIPYLLGEPHPEGRRIVDSQTCLRAQDIDDIGDNRHTTFFEMLGNWSMGDYFKQQQIDWMWEFLSDIVKLDMSKIYVTCYGGNEKYDIPKDEEAAKVWQGLFEKAGLSNDVAEIGSEEAGYVRGIKDGERIFYYDGSKNWWSRNGNEENTPVGDPCGPDSEMFYDFETPHNPEYGEYCHPNCDCGRFMEIGNNVFMAYRKVAEGKFEELEQKNIDHGSGLERIAAAKLNDPDVFKISLMWPIIEKLEKLSGKTYDSHTNAMRVIADHLRAATFLAVDGCVPSNKEQGYVMRRLLRRAIRFAFELGVEQNFMEEIVPVIADLYHDDFPEVAEKREEVIAVLVKEEKVFRQTLRKGSHYLRRELEIVFEKTKVIINDPKTHGGDFTIPGSEYFGGLLFTLYDTHGYPYELGLEVLYEELSKLENLGYFAKIPWNSSQIKEEFDKKMQEQRERSQTAAKGTFKGGLGGQTLQHKKYHTATHLMYQALRDVLGDHVVQRGSNITEERLRFDFSHPEKVTREQLDEVERIVNEQIAKDLKVNFAEYPTQVAREEMGALGQFGDRYGETVKVYKMIADGEDKPFSFEICGGPHVDHTLQLFEDGKKFKILKEEASSAGIRRIKAVLV
- a CDS encoding cell division protein septum formation (RAAC3_TM7_1_49) produces the protein MEALMVLEKLRQLRQARQESEDKQHIVALDIGTEFVKALIARIEGDQLKIVGVGRKRQNISDMHSGAIADIAGVVQNCEEALTEAEDQAGLQAKRVVIGIAGELVKGLTNTIRYRRPQPDRPLDVSEMEFIIEKVQERAQAKAQKQIALETGNEEVEIKLVNSALVSIHIDGYKVSNPIGFQGKDVAVQIYTAFAPMVHIGALERVADELALELVAVAAEPFAVSRSVLGNDASSTFTAILADVGGGTTDIAVVNDGGVEGTRMFGIGGRSFTRTIASEMDLTYNDAEKLKVHLDHEQIKAAVKHQAEAAIDKTLDVWLSGVELALGEFESVDHLPNRILLCGGGASLKKLVEALSEREWYKELPFTKRPTVHHISPHEVLGIDDTTGKATDHTFITAMGLLRVGYDTIMGSDDADSVKEKLNRILRI